The following proteins are co-located in the Oxobacter pfennigii genome:
- a CDS encoding DUF1292 domain-containing protein: MGDKNDILILTGEDGRELELEFLDTLIYNGKVYVALLPAGEEEKLEIIIMEMRKSEDGIGEFYSLGDEKELEAVFNEFKKKAENELRTSQNL, from the coding sequence GTGGGCGACAAAAATGATATCCTCATACTTACGGGGGAAGATGGAAGGGAATTAGAACTTGAATTTCTGGATACCTTGATTTATAACGGTAAGGTTTATGTTGCACTTCTTCCGGCAGGGGAGGAAGAAAAACTGGAGATTATCATCATGGAAATGAGAAAAAGCGAAGATGGAATTGGTGAGTTCTACTCTCTTGGAGATGAAAAAGAATTGGAAGCTGTATTTAATGAATTTAAGAAAAAGGCAGAGAATGAGTTAAGAACCAGCCAGAATTTGTGA
- a CDS encoding DMT family transporter, whose protein sequence is MELKGLIYAIVSAVFFGSAGVLIKQGYTQNVTPSELLIIQYIIAITIMFTISMIKYRKELKLKGKLIIKLAILGTFGNAVMTIALYSAMAYLDVAVATILLYTYPSMVALSSFILYKEKISRIKILAIIGTFSGCLLVVDLWSGHSMPISFIGIGFGLLSAAAYSFMNIYADTIVEDVPPLVITFISTIFSLFLLMVFNADFLPRLSSMPIGVVSNAAMLAIFCEIIPLSLLYAAIGYIGPVKTSIISTLEVPVASLSAFFIMGERLSIPQYAGIALVLLSITILKKE, encoded by the coding sequence ATGGAATTAAAAGGTTTAATTTATGCAATAGTTTCTGCTGTTTTTTTCGGCTCTGCAGGGGTGCTTATTAAGCAGGGGTATACACAAAACGTAACCCCTTCGGAACTTTTAATTATTCAATATATAATAGCCATAACAATAATGTTTACCATTTCAATGATTAAATACAGAAAAGAGCTTAAGCTAAAAGGAAAACTGATTATAAAGCTTGCTATTTTAGGCACCTTCGGAAATGCTGTCATGACCATAGCCCTTTACAGTGCCATGGCCTACTTAGATGTTGCCGTGGCAACAATACTTCTTTATACCTACCCTTCCATGGTTGCACTGTCATCATTCATCCTTTATAAGGAGAAAATATCAAGAATAAAGATTTTAGCCATTATAGGAACCTTTTCAGGCTGCCTTTTGGTTGTAGACCTGTGGTCAGGTCATTCCATGCCCATATCCTTCATCGGTATAGGTTTTGGTTTATTGTCTGCAGCTGCCTATTCATTTATGAATATATATGCCGACACTATAGTGGAAGATGTGCCTCCCTTGGTCATAACCTTTATAAGCACAATATTTTCCCTTTTTCTTTTGATGGTTTTTAATGCAGATTTTTTACCCAGGCTTTCTTCAATGCCCATCGGTGTAGTATCCAATGCCGCAATGCTTGCTATATTCTGTGAGATCATTCCTCTGTCGCTTTTATATGCAGCTATTGGCTATATAGGCCCGGTTAAGACATCCATAATAAGCACCCTTGAGGTGCCTGTTGCTTCACTTTCTGCCTTCTTTATAATGGGCGAAAGGCTCAGCATTCCTCAGTATGCAGGCATAGCTCTGGTATTATTAAGTATAACCATATTAAAAAAGGAATAA
- a CDS encoding tryptophan transporter, whose protein sequence is MNLKRIVMASLFIAIGFIFRMLTPPVLLGMKPDFLLSMMFVTILLFDDYKMTLLIGGIVGILTAVTTTFPGGQIANIVDKLITCQCVFLAFRLLNEKVNSQIKVLIVSFFGTILSGSAFLSVAGLLFGLPGGNTFTMLFMAVVIPAAIANVIITAIIYNAVILAIKRTPLYGKVFEKI, encoded by the coding sequence ATGAATTTAAAGAGAATAGTAATGGCATCCTTGTTTATAGCCATAGGTTTCATATTCCGAATGCTGACACCCCCCGTGCTTTTAGGCATGAAGCCTGATTTTCTGCTATCCATGATGTTTGTAACCATACTTTTGTTTGATGATTATAAAATGACCTTATTAATCGGCGGAATTGTAGGCATCTTGACTGCAGTCACCACCACTTTCCCCGGCGGCCAGATAGCTAATATAGTCGATAAACTCATAACCTGCCAATGCGTATTTTTAGCCTTCAGACTGCTAAATGAAAAAGTAAACAGCCAGATCAAAGTATTGATAGTTTCTTTCTTTGGAACCATATTAAGCGGCTCGGCATTTTTATCCGTTGCAGGGCTTTTGTTCGGACTTCCCGGGGGAAATACATTTACAATGCTTTTTATGGCAGTAGTAATTCCGGCAGCAATTGCAAATGTTATAATTACAGCTATAATATATAACGCTGTTATACTGGCTATCAAGCGTACTCCATTGTATGGAAAAGTATTTGAAAAGATTTGA
- a CDS encoding MgtC/SapB family protein, with translation MKMGEVLLRLVLAIVIGGLIGYEREFKNRPAGFRTHILVCIGAAVISIMQMYSVQETTDLIMKNPILSSALKADIGRMGAQVVSGVGFLGAGTIIHYKGSVKGLTTAASLWVVACIGLAVGHGYYYLSILSTASVYFVLVALRKVETRFFEDANNIKVKINYLNKKDTLAKLENYFMSNEHKIIDIEFVQEYEEGEDTAIYTLSLPRHLKAEKILFDLSEIQEILKVTLMNKDMA, from the coding sequence ATGAAAATGGGAGAGGTATTGCTAAGGCTGGTGCTTGCAATAGTAATCGGAGGACTTATAGGATACGAAAGAGAGTTTAAAAACCGCCCTGCAGGATTCAGGACTCACATACTTGTATGCATTGGTGCTGCTGTCATATCCATAATGCAGATGTATTCCGTACAGGAAACAACAGATCTTATTATGAAAAACCCCATATTGTCCTCGGCACTGAAAGCTGATATCGGAAGAATGGGAGCCCAGGTAGTAAGCGGCGTGGGATTTTTAGGCGCAGGAACCATAATTCATTATAAAGGCTCAGTTAAAGGGCTGACAACGGCAGCCAGCCTGTGGGTGGTGGCATGTATAGGCCTTGCTGTAGGCCACGGATATTATTACTTGAGTATCTTGTCAACTGCAAGTGTGTACTTTGTACTTGTCGCCTTAAGAAAGGTGGAAACAAGATTCTTCGAAGACGCCAATAATATTAAAGTTAAAATAAATTATCTGAATAAAAAGGATACTCTTGCTAAACTTGAAAATTATTTTATGTCGAACGAACATAAAATAATTGATATTGAATTTGTTCAGGAATATGAAGAAGGGGAAGATACTGCAATTTATACATTATCACTTCCCCGGCATTTAAAAGCAGAAAAAATATTATTTGATTTATCGGAAATTCAGGAAATTTTAAAAGTAACCCTGATGAATAAAGACATGGCCTGA
- a CDS encoding serine hydrolase domain-containing protein — MCGKGMFWGIKKFLGLNKSRNISGQEPAKDIDYKRLEDRIKKISEKYKAAGISVAAVRNGVIDWTASLGYADKENKIAVTSATAFRVASISKVVTSMLVMSLWDKGIINLNEDISTYLGFKVKNPYYPDEPITLENIMTHTSSISDKGTYLAAVESGKGYPPLKEMLILEGAAYNMKNFYKYKPGSMNYNYSNFGYGIIAAIIESVTGKRFNDYAREAIFNPLNMNASYLPNYIEGAGNVANIYRDGALSFSKDIALKGEERVSKFLLGQLYLLAQGNLYISAPDMAKLMIVLMSDGGYEGARILSKEAVDVINKERTVALRGHNKMRGLGLHITHSLVKGRTLRGHQGRAYGATNEMFYDLEDKTGVVYLSNGSKYTKAFNGFAAIGSEIINAVYDEI; from the coding sequence ATGTGCGGTAAAGGAATGTTTTGGGGTATAAAAAAATTTTTAGGCCTTAATAAAAGCCGTAATATCAGCGGCCAGGAACCGGCAAAAGATATAGATTATAAAAGATTAGAAGATAGAATTAAGAAAATATCAGAGAAGTATAAGGCTGCAGGAATTTCCGTTGCAGCTGTAAGAAATGGTGTCATTGACTGGACAGCAAGCCTTGGTTATGCTGATAAAGAGAATAAAATAGCTGTAACTTCGGCGACAGCCTTTCGGGTTGCTTCCATTTCAAAGGTAGTCACATCCATGCTGGTAATGTCACTATGGGATAAAGGTATTATAAACCTTAACGAGGATATCAGCACTTATCTCGGATTTAAAGTTAAAAATCCATATTATCCCGACGAGCCAATTACTTTAGAGAATATAATGACACACACATCCAGTATAAGTGATAAGGGTACCTATCTTGCAGCAGTGGAATCGGGCAAGGGGTATCCCCCTCTTAAGGAGATGCTGATTTTAGAAGGCGCCGCATATAATATGAAGAATTTCTATAAATATAAACCGGGAAGCATGAATTATAACTACTCCAATTTCGGGTACGGCATTATTGCCGCCATAATAGAATCAGTGACAGGAAAGCGGTTTAATGATTATGCAAGGGAGGCAATATTTAATCCTCTTAATATGAATGCCAGCTATCTTCCTAATTACATAGAAGGCGCGGGTAATGTAGCAAACATTTACAGAGACGGAGCATTGTCCTTCAGCAAAGATATAGCTCTAAAAGGTGAGGAGAGGGTAAGCAAGTTTCTCCTAGGCCAGCTTTACTTACTGGCACAGGGAAACCTTTATATAAGCGCACCTGATATGGCAAAGCTGATGATTGTTCTTATGAGTGATGGAGGTTATGAAGGTGCCAGAATCCTTTCAAAAGAAGCGGTTGATGTTATAAACAAAGAGCGCACTGTCGCCTTAAGAGGCCATAATAAGATGAGAGGGTTGGGACTGCATATAACCCATTCTCTTGTAAAAGGAAGGACATTAAGAGGGCACCAGGGAAGGGCATACGGTGCCACTAACGAAATGTTCTATGACTTGGAAGATAAAACTGGTGTCGTTTATCTTTCAAACGGAAGTAAATATACAAAGGCTTTTAACGGTTTTGCAGCGATAGGTTCTGAAATCATTAATGCTGTTTACGATGAAATATGA
- a CDS encoding cation diffusion facilitator family transporter: MEKRFKESQRVAVMGIAGNLILSIIKITAGTTYKSQALIADGANSIGDIINSAITYLGNKVASQPRDSDHNYGHGKAEAVATQVIGLMLCFIAFEVFSNSLSVFTSKASEIQFSLNMIAISVFAIVTKIFMYLYSINIGRKHSNPLVLANAADHIADVFVTLGSISGIIFTHLGIWWMDPVIGMIISIWILIQGIGISRNAIRILMDSSIDAKILNNLKETIAIIPGVEDVQKVTTHSMGIGYSVEVRIGVNCTLTVAEGHNIASRVKSKLINTAEIGDVIVHINPVSDVDCDYKCLKENTADCKKNNK; the protein is encoded by the coding sequence ATGGAAAAAAGATTCAAAGAGTCTCAGCGTGTTGCTGTTATGGGTATAGCAGGAAACCTGATACTATCCATAATAAAAATAACGGCAGGAACAACCTATAAATCTCAGGCTTTAATTGCTGATGGTGCCAACAGTATTGGAGACATTATTAATTCTGCCATCACATATCTTGGAAACAAGGTTGCCAGCCAGCCCAGAGACAGTGATCATAATTACGGACATGGGAAAGCAGAAGCTGTTGCCACACAGGTAATTGGCTTGATGCTGTGTTTTATCGCATTTGAAGTATTTTCAAATTCACTTTCCGTATTTACATCCAAAGCATCCGAAATACAATTCAGCCTCAATATGATTGCCATCTCAGTCTTTGCTATAGTTACAAAGATATTCATGTACCTTTATTCAATAAACATAGGAAGAAAGCATTCCAATCCCCTTGTCCTCGCCAATGCTGCCGACCACATAGCCGATGTATTTGTAACTTTAGGTTCTATATCCGGCATTATATTTACTCATTTAGGCATATGGTGGATGGACCCGGTGATAGGAATGATAATTTCCATATGGATTTTAATCCAGGGCATCGGTATTTCAAGAAATGCCATAAGGATACTCATGGACAGCAGTATTGATGCTAAGATTTTAAATAATTTAAAAGAAACAATCGCCATCATTCCAGGTGTAGAAGACGTGCAAAAAGTTACCACCCACTCAATGGGAATAGGATATTCGGTCGAAGTGAGAATAGGTGTGAACTGCACCCTTACCGTTGCAGAAGGTCATAATATAGCATCACGTGTTAAATCTAAGCTGATAAATACTGCAGAAATCGGAGACGTTATTGTTCATATAAATCCTGTTTCCGATGTGGATTGCGATTATAAATGCTTGAAGGAAAACACAGCAGACTGTAAAAAAAACAATAAATAA
- the larA gene encoding nickel-dependent lactate racemase, which produces MNMHYDLKYGKESISLTLDDEAILYTLLPKKAVPIKDLREELFSLLDNPTASSPFDEIFKPGDKIVIVISDITRAVGTAKFLPLIVERLNSLGIKDDDLIILVATGTHRHQTTSEINTLIGSDLIKRIEVKVHNCDEDLIYIGTTSFGTRVEVNKLVTEKKVILTGGITHHLMAGYGGGRKSILPGVSGRKTIEQNHLHALDDTSQRSNPKIGSGVTVDNPINLDMIEACQMVNPDFLINSIVDNEGNILKFEAGHWQKGWEKGCRAIDEIFGVEIEEKADLVIASCGGYPKDISLYQGVKTLFNASLAVKPGGTILMLAECCEGGGAPDYFDWINPLKQGRLDPALREGFTIPGYIFYATVETAQKFNIVLLSSINPETVKPMGIKGAATLNDALSLANLGGGNKKINKKIIVIPQGGATIPIYK; this is translated from the coding sequence ATGAACATGCATTATGATTTGAAGTACGGGAAAGAGAGCATATCCCTTACACTGGATGATGAGGCTATTTTATATACTCTCCTTCCAAAGAAGGCAGTACCTATTAAGGATTTGAGAGAAGAACTGTTTAGCCTCCTTGATAATCCGACAGCCTCCAGCCCCTTTGATGAAATATTCAAACCAGGAGATAAAATTGTTATTGTAATAAGCGATATAACCCGTGCCGTTGGAACCGCTAAATTTTTACCCTTAATAGTTGAGAGGTTAAACAGCCTGGGTATTAAGGATGATGATTTGATAATACTTGTTGCCACCGGTACTCATAGACACCAGACCACAAGTGAGATAAATACTCTAATAGGCTCTGATTTAATAAAGAGAATTGAAGTAAAAGTGCATAATTGTGACGAAGATTTAATATATATAGGTACTACGAGCTTCGGCACCCGGGTAGAAGTCAACAAGCTTGTTACGGAGAAAAAGGTAATTTTAACCGGCGGTATCACCCATCATTTGATGGCCGGATACGGCGGAGGCAGAAAATCAATTTTACCCGGTGTATCTGGCAGAAAGACAATAGAGCAAAATCACCTTCATGCTCTGGATGATACAAGTCAAAGGTCAAACCCAAAAATTGGGTCGGGAGTTACGGTGGATAACCCCATAAATCTCGATATGATTGAAGCCTGTCAGATGGTCAATCCCGACTTTTTAATAAATTCCATCGTGGATAACGAGGGGAATATACTGAAATTTGAAGCCGGGCACTGGCAAAAAGGCTGGGAGAAAGGCTGCAGGGCAATAGATGAAATCTTTGGAGTTGAAATAGAAGAAAAAGCCGATTTGGTCATAGCAAGCTGCGGGGGGTATCCCAAGGACATATCCCTTTATCAGGGAGTCAAGACTCTTTTCAATGCATCCCTGGCTGTAAAACCTGGAGGTACCATATTGATGCTTGCCGAATGCTGTGAAGGGGGCGGTGCCCCCGATTATTTCGACTGGATAAACCCCTTAAAGCAAGGGCGTTTAGACCCGGCTTTAAGAGAAGGTTTCACCATACCCGGCTATATATTTTATGCCACAGTGGAAACAGCTCAAAAATTCAATATTGTTCTCTTATCATCAATAAATCCTGAAACGGTGAAACCCATGGGTATAAAGGGTGCAGCAACTCTTAATGATGCACTTTCCCTTGCAAATCTTGGAGGAGGCAATAAAAAGATAAATAAAAAGATAATTGTAATTCCTCAGGGCGGCGCCACAATACCCATATATAAATAG
- a CDS encoding DUF2164 domain-containing protein has product MKSVIKLSKEKRDKMINEVQKYFLKERDEDLGDLAAGLILDFFMEKLAPDIYNQGIYDSYQYMNEKVEDLLGIQMQEKRK; this is encoded by the coding sequence TTGAAAAGTGTTATAAAATTAAGCAAAGAGAAAAGAGATAAAATGATAAATGAAGTACAGAAATATTTCCTTAAAGAGAGAGATGAGGATTTAGGGGATCTAGCTGCAGGTTTAATACTGGATTTTTTTATGGAAAAACTGGCGCCGGATATATATAATCAGGGTATATATGATTCATATCAATATATGAATGAAAAGGTGGAAGACCTTTTAGGGATTCAAATGCAGGAAAAAAGGAAATGA
- a CDS encoding glutamine synthetase translates to MVINTQKSANDTLVYTIKSKDLDKAYLTELLLAHPEIKFVSLFGIDLAGNDTDEKIPICNMLEDMDSFLNGVIQTDGSSVVLPGIATLNNGKVDIIADTTSNWYVDYNYEHIDIETNKPVGTLRIPSFLQHDGQMVDSRSVLKRSVDHFKNTLLELLCSNPDLTERMGFKPDEIDEIVLTSATELEFWVKTPNDKADKEELSASQVLQEQYWKRTKSIVRTSLEQSLLLMDKYGLDAEMGHKEVGGIKSRIDIGGKINHIMEQLEIDWKYSTTLQAADNELMSRIMIKETFRRNGLEVTFMAKPIEGVAGSGEHTHVGVAVKLKSGKRVNLFAAPNKEEDYLSVIGYGALMGFLKHYEVINPFISSTIDSLNRLKPGFEAPVCIVTSLGHSVNIPSRNRTVLVGLVRDMENPLSTRFEVRSPNPHTNTYLALASIYQSMLDGIKAAAASGKTEKELEKEISKPKDTESFYLEYGRAYRSEEDVFEHYSAEERNAMFGTPPATVYDNFKNLSNYPDKLSALTQGGVFNDRIIDSFTKASLLRWTMEICSRIIPEYMHIVRSCRKLHQPDAACDLDVLLWDKAESLRRLIMKDTCDSKSLFTSLREAVSNGDYSGVSRLQSELSLNIDELSKAYSAYKRNLIDIDDAEGTFFN, encoded by the coding sequence ATGGTCATTAATACTCAAAAATCAGCAAATGATACCCTGGTATATACAATTAAAAGCAAAGACCTTGACAAAGCTTATCTAACAGAATTACTTCTTGCCCACCCTGAAATAAAATTTGTTTCTTTATTCGGTATAGACCTGGCAGGCAATGATACCGATGAAAAAATACCTATTTGTAATATGCTGGAAGACATGGACAGTTTTTTAAACGGTGTTATTCAGACAGACGGCTCCAGCGTTGTTTTGCCGGGTATAGCAACACTTAACAACGGTAAGGTGGATATCATAGCCGATACCACATCCAACTGGTACGTTGATTATAATTATGAACATATAGACATTGAAACTAATAAACCTGTCGGCACCCTCAGAATCCCTTCTTTTCTCCAGCATGACGGACAAATGGTGGATTCTAGATCCGTATTAAAAAGATCTGTAGATCATTTTAAAAACACCTTGCTTGAGCTTTTATGCAGTAACCCCGACCTGACGGAGAGAATGGGTTTTAAACCGGATGAAATAGATGAAATAGTTCTCACATCTGCAACAGAGCTGGAATTCTGGGTGAAGACCCCCAATGACAAGGCGGACAAGGAAGAGCTTTCGGCGTCCCAGGTGCTTCAGGAGCAGTATTGGAAAAGGACAAAAAGCATCGTAAGGACATCTCTTGAACAATCCCTGCTGCTTATGGACAAATATGGCCTTGATGCCGAAATGGGCCATAAAGAAGTCGGCGGAATTAAATCCAGAATCGATATCGGCGGAAAGATAAACCACATAATGGAGCAGCTTGAAATCGACTGGAAATACAGTACAACCCTCCAGGCCGCAGATAACGAGCTCATGTCAAGAATAATGATAAAGGAAACCTTCAGGAGAAACGGCCTTGAAGTAACTTTTATGGCAAAACCCATAGAGGGTGTAGCCGGAAGCGGCGAACATACTCATGTTGGAGTTGCGGTAAAACTTAAGAGCGGAAAAAGAGTGAACTTGTTTGCTGCCCCTAATAAAGAGGAGGATTATTTAAGCGTTATCGGCTACGGAGCATTAATGGGGTTTTTAAAGCATTATGAAGTGATAAATCCCTTTATTTCGTCCACGATTGATTCTCTGAACAGGTTAAAACCCGGCTTTGAAGCTCCCGTTTGCATAGTGACATCCTTAGGGCACAGCGTCAATATACCTTCAAGGAATAGGACGGTTCTGGTAGGCCTTGTGAGGGATATGGAAAATCCACTGTCAACAAGATTTGAAGTCAGGTCGCCCAATCCCCATACCAACACATATCTGGCACTAGCTTCTATATATCAATCCATGCTGGACGGAATCAAAGCTGCTGCAGCCTCCGGAAAAACCGAAAAGGAGCTGGAAAAAGAAATATCAAAGCCAAAGGATACCGAAAGCTTTTATCTTGAATACGGCAGAGCGTACAGAAGTGAAGAGGATGTATTCGAGCATTATTCTGCCGAAGAGCGCAATGCAATGTTTGGCACTCCGCCTGCCACTGTATACGATAATTTTAAAAATCTTAGCAATTACCCTGATAAATTATCGGCACTTACACAGGGTGGTGTATTTAACGACAGAATAATTGACAGCTTTACAAAAGCATCATTATTAAGGTGGACAATGGAGATATGCAGCAGAATAATACCCGAATATATGCATATTGTGAGAAGCTGCAGGAAGCTTCACCAACCGGATGCGGCCTGTGACCTAGATGTATTGCTGTGGGATAAGGCCGAGTCATTAAGGCGTCTTATTATGAAGGATACCTGTGATTCAAAATCCCTTTTTACCTCATTAAGAGAGGCTGTATCAAATGGGGATTATTCTGGCGTATCAAGGCTTCAAAGCGAATTGTCCCTTAATATAGATGAATTGAGCAAGGCCTACAGCGCCTATAAAAGAAACCTTATTGATATTGACGATGCCGAGGGCACTTTCTTTAACTGA